The Flavobacterium sp. HJ-32-4 genome contains a region encoding:
- a CDS encoding SPOR domain-containing protein encodes MTFCTRFGCLTTLVIGVFFNARLSAQETASVTVTQDPKIEQLLKEKRRINPSITVNDVYKIQIYNGESEASKKVLADFRKQSHNLDGTVIFNTPFYKVWVGNFKTRVEAERNLAELRKTYPQALIIRPNK; translated from the coding sequence ATGACTTTTTGCACTCGCTTCGGCTGCCTTACTACCCTTGTAATCGGCGTTTTTTTTAACGCGCGTTTATCCGCGCAGGAGACCGCGTCCGTCACGGTTACGCAAGACCCAAAAATTGAGCAGTTATTAAAGGAAAAAAGGCGTATAAATCCGTCAATTACAGTCAATGACGTCTACAAAATCCAAATTTATAATGGCGAAAGTGAGGCCTCGAAAAAGGTATTGGCCGATTTTCGGAAACAGTCGCACAATCTCGACGGAACCGTGATCTTCAACACCCCCTTTTATAAAGTGTGGGTAGGCAACTTCAAGACGCGGGTGGAAGCGGAACGGAACCTGGCTGAATTGCGTAAAACGTATCCGCAGGCTCTCATCATCCGTCCGAACAAATAA
- the infB gene encoding translation initiation factor IF-2: MSEERTIRISKALRELNISLDRARDFLKEKGIVIESNPNAKVSDSEYILLLNEFAGDRGNKEASIEISREKNKEKEALRLEREKELEEKKRQDDERQKQQEVIKAKAVVSGPKQVGTIDLNPKKPAASAPAPAPVETPPAAAPVAEPVAPVAEPVAPVAAPAPVAAAPEEAKPAAEGGDTIQTKYVQLSGTTFTGQKIDLSQFDRAKKKKEEPAGGDAGAKGKRKRIPSKPGGGFGPGQGAGGANARGGNNRPGQAKGNRPAVASKVEPTEEEVKNQIRETLEKLQGKGGKSKAAKYRRDKRESHRQKSEDEMRSIEEGSKTLKVTEFVTVGEVATMMDVPITKVIGACMSLGIMVTMNQRLDAETLTIVADEFGFDVEFITTDIEENILVEEDRPEDLVNRAPIVTVMGHVDHGKTSLLDYIRKENVIAGESGGITQHIGAYGVTLDNGQKIAFLDTPGHEAFTAMRARGAQVTDIAIIVIAADDDIMPQTKEAISHAQAAGVPIIFAINKVDKPTANPEKIKERLAGMNLLVEDWGGKIQSHDISAKTGLGVKDLLEKVLLEAEILDLKANPNRVASGTVVEAFLDKGKGYVATILVQNGTLRVGDYMLAGKNHGKIRAMHDERGHVVKEAGPATPVSVLGLDGAPTAGDKFTVFEDEREAKQIAAKRTQLQREQSVRTQRHITLAEIGRRIALGQFKELNIILKGDVDGSVEALSDSFSKLSTDEIQINIIHKGVGAITESDVMLASASDAIIIGFNVRPAGNAKQLADKEEIDIRHYSIIYDAIDDLKDAMEGMLSPEMKEEVTGTAEIREIFKISKVGSIAGCMVTDGKIFRNSKIRIIREGVVVYTGELATLKRFKDDVKEVSKGYDCGIQIKNYNNIEQYDIIEAFQEVAVKKKL, translated from the coding sequence ATGTCTGAAGAGAGAACAATAAGAATAAGCAAAGCCTTACGGGAACTGAACATTTCCCTGGACCGCGCGCGCGACTTCCTGAAGGAAAAGGGAATCGTGATCGAGTCCAATCCGAATGCCAAAGTTTCCGACAGCGAATACATCCTTCTCCTGAATGAGTTCGCGGGTGATCGGGGCAACAAAGAAGCCTCCATTGAGATCAGCCGGGAAAAGAACAAGGAAAAGGAAGCGCTGCGCCTGGAACGTGAGAAGGAGCTCGAAGAAAAGAAACGTCAGGATGATGAAAGGCAGAAGCAACAGGAAGTCATCAAGGCGAAGGCCGTGGTGTCGGGTCCAAAGCAGGTCGGTACGATCGACCTGAACCCGAAGAAGCCCGCCGCGTCGGCACCAGCGCCGGCTCCCGTTGAGACGCCTCCAGCCGCTGCCCCTGTGGCGGAACCGGTCGCTCCGGTAGCAGAACCGGTGGCCCCAGTCGCCGCCCCTGCGCCTGTAGCAGCCGCCCCGGAAGAAGCCAAACCGGCCGCCGAGGGAGGAGATACCATCCAAACGAAGTATGTGCAACTCTCCGGAACCACATTTACCGGACAGAAGATCGACCTCTCGCAGTTCGACCGCGCCAAAAAGAAAAAAGAAGAGCCTGCTGGTGGCGACGCCGGAGCCAAGGGCAAACGCAAACGCATCCCGTCTAAACCCGGAGGAGGCTTCGGGCCAGGCCAGGGAGCAGGCGGTGCCAACGCCCGTGGGGGAAATAATCGCCCGGGCCAGGCAAAAGGCAACCGTCCGGCTGTAGCCTCTAAAGTAGAGCCTACCGAAGAGGAAGTCAAAAACCAAATCCGCGAAACCCTCGAAAAACTCCAGGGTAAAGGCGGAAAATCCAAAGCAGCGAAATACCGTCGCGACAAGCGGGAATCCCACCGCCAGAAGTCGGAAGACGAAATGCGCTCGATCGAAGAAGGAAGCAAGACACTGAAGGTGACGGAGTTCGTTACCGTTGGGGAAGTCGCGACCATGATGGATGTGCCGATTACCAAAGTCATCGGGGCATGTATGTCGCTGGGTATCATGGTAACGATGAACCAACGTCTGGATGCGGAAACGCTGACCATCGTAGCCGACGAATTCGGATTCGACGTCGAGTTCATCACTACCGATATCGAAGAGAACATCCTGGTCGAAGAAGACCGTCCGGAAGACCTCGTCAACCGCGCGCCGATCGTCACCGTCATGGGTCACGTCGACCACGGTAAGACCTCGCTTCTCGACTACATCCGTAAAGAGAATGTAATTGCCGGGGAATCAGGAGGTATTACGCAGCACATCGGTGCGTATGGTGTGACACTCGACAACGGACAGAAAATCGCCTTCCTCGATACACCGGGCCACGAAGCGTTTACCGCGATGCGGGCGCGGGGTGCACAGGTGACCGATATCGCCATCATCGTGATTGCGGCTGACGACGATATCATGCCACAAACCAAAGAAGCCATCAGCCACGCGCAGGCGGCCGGCGTTCCGATCATCTTTGCGATCAACAAAGTCGACAAACCGACGGCGAATCCAGAGAAGATCAAAGAGCGTCTCGCTGGTATGAACCTTCTCGTAGAAGACTGGGGTGGAAAAATACAGTCACACGACATTTCGGCCAAGACCGGATTGGGTGTGAAAGACTTGTTGGAAAAAGTACTCCTCGAGGCCGAAATCCTCGATTTGAAAGCCAATCCGAACCGTGTGGCATCCGGAACCGTCGTAGAAGCCTTCCTTGACAAAGGAAAAGGATACGTGGCGACGATACTCGTACAGAATGGTACACTCCGCGTCGGCGATTACATGCTGGCCGGTAAGAACCATGGTAAGATACGGGCGATGCACGACGAACGCGGACACGTAGTAAAAGAAGCAGGACCGGCGACACCGGTATCGGTACTCGGACTCGACGGTGCGCCTACGGCAGGTGACAAGTTTACCGTATTCGAAGACGAACGCGAAGCCAAGCAAATCGCGGCGAAGCGTACGCAGTTGCAACGCGAGCAGTCGGTACGTACACAGCGTCACATTACGCTGGCGGAAATCGGACGTCGTATTGCACTCGGCCAGTTCAAAGAGCTCAACATCATCCTTAAAGGTGACGTGGACGGCTCGGTTGAAGCGCTTTCCGACTCGTTCTCGAAACTGTCGACCGACGAAATCCAGATCAACATCATCCATAAAGGAGTAGGGGCAATTACCGAAAGCGACGTAATGCTTGCTTCGGCCTCCGATGCCATTATCATCGGATTCAACGTGCGTCCTGCCGGAAACGCCAAGCAATTGGCGGATAAGGAAGAAATCGACATCCGTCACTATTCGATCATCTACGATGCCATCGACGACCTTAAGGATGCGATGGAAGGCATGTTGTCGCCAGAGATGAAGGAAGAAGTGACCGGTACGGCCGAAATCCGCGAGATCTTCAAGATTTCGAAAGTCGGTTCAATCGCCGGTTGTATGGTTACCGATGGCAAGATCTTCCGGAATTCGAAGATCCGTATCATCCGCGAAGGCGTGGTGGTCTATACCGGGGAACTCGCTACCCTCAAACGCTTCAAAGACGACGTCAAAGAAGTGTCGAAAGGATACGATTGCGGTATTCAGATCAAGAACTACAATAATATCGAGCAATACGACATCATCGAAGCCTTCCAGGAGGTAGCGGTGAAGAAGAAATTGTAA
- the nusA gene encoding transcription termination factor NusA, with the protein MENLALIDSFSEFKDDKLIDRVTLMAILEEVFRSALKKKFGSDENFDIIINPDKGDMEIWRRRIIVADDDLDLENLEITLSEARKIEPDFEIGEEVSEEVKLIDLGRRAILALRQNLISKIHEHDNTNLYKQFKDLIGEIYTAEVHHVRPRVVILVDDDGNEIVLPKEKQIPSDFFRKGDNVRGIIENVELKGNKPQIIMSRTSEKFLEKLFETEIPEVFDGLITVKNVVRIPGEKAKVAVDSYDDRIDPVGACVGMKGSRIHGIVRELGNENIDVINYTNNTQLYITRALSPAKVSSIKINEDAKRAEVYLKLDEVSKAIGRGGHNIKLAGMLTGYELDVIREGATPEEEDDVELSEFSDEIEGWVIDEFAKIGLDTARSVLKQDVADLVRRTDLEEETILEVMRILREEFSN; encoded by the coding sequence ATGGAAAATTTGGCATTGATCGACTCCTTCTCGGAGTTCAAGGACGACAAGTTGATCGATCGCGTAACGCTCATGGCCATCCTGGAAGAGGTCTTCCGCAGTGCATTGAAGAAGAAATTCGGTTCGGATGAGAATTTCGACATCATCATCAACCCTGACAAAGGGGATATGGAAATCTGGCGCCGTCGGATCATCGTAGCCGATGACGACCTCGACCTCGAAAATCTCGAAATAACGCTGAGTGAAGCCCGTAAAATCGAACCCGATTTTGAAATCGGTGAGGAAGTATCGGAAGAAGTGAAGCTGATCGACCTCGGACGCCGTGCCATCCTTGCGCTTCGCCAAAACCTGATCTCGAAGATACACGAACACGATAATACGAACCTCTACAAGCAGTTTAAAGACCTTATTGGTGAAATTTATACCGCTGAGGTACACCACGTTCGCCCAAGAGTCGTAATTTTGGTGGACGACGACGGAAACGAAATCGTATTGCCGAAAGAAAAACAGATACCCTCCGACTTCTTCCGTAAAGGAGATAACGTACGCGGTATCATCGAAAATGTAGAGTTGAAAGGCAATAAACCGCAGATCATCATGTCGCGCACCTCAGAGAAGTTCCTCGAGAAACTCTTTGAAACGGAAATTCCGGAAGTGTTCGACGGACTGATCACCGTGAAGAATGTCGTCCGGATTCCGGGAGAGAAAGCGAAGGTAGCCGTTGATTCCTATGATGACCGTATCGATCCGGTCGGCGCCTGCGTCGGTATGAAAGGTTCCCGTATCCACGGTATCGTCCGTGAACTCGGCAACGAAAATATCGATGTCATCAACTATACAAACAACACACAATTATATATCACACGGGCGTTGAGTCCGGCCAAAGTATCGTCCATCAAAATCAATGAAGATGCGAAACGGGCGGAAGTCTACCTCAAACTCGACGAAGTGTCGAAGGCAATCGGTAGGGGCGGACACAACATCAAACTGGCAGGAATGCTGACCGGGTATGAATTGGATGTCATCCGCGAAGGCGCAACGCCGGAAGAGGAAGACGATGTGGAACTCAGCGAATTCTCCGACGAAATCGAAGGATGGGTCATCGACGAGTTTGCGAAAATCGGCCTCGATACGGCACGTAGCGTATTGAAGCAGGACGTGGCGGATTTGGTGCGCCGTACCGACCTTGAAGAGGAAACCATCCTCGAGGTCATGCGTATCCTACGGGAAGAGTTCAGCAACTAA
- the rimP gene encoding ribosome assembly cofactor RimP — protein sequence MTFREKVSELVEKGLAEHPSLFLIDLTVADGNRITVVLDGDNGVTLQDCIDISRAVEHNLDREEHDFALDVCSAGVSTPLRLVRQYKKNVGRTLRVTRTDGSIVEAPLTDADDTRITLEWDAREPKKVGKGKETVHKIEHIPYGDIKEAIVIITF from the coding sequence ATGACATTCAGGGAAAAAGTCTCCGAATTGGTAGAAAAAGGGCTCGCCGAACATCCGTCGCTTTTCCTTATTGACCTCACGGTTGCCGATGGCAACCGCATCACTGTGGTGCTGGATGGCGATAACGGGGTGACCTTGCAGGATTGCATCGATATCAGTCGGGCCGTAGAGCATAACCTCGACCGCGAGGAACACGATTTCGCACTCGACGTCTGTTCTGCCGGGGTGTCAACGCCCCTGCGTCTCGTGCGCCAATACAAAAAGAACGTAGGCCGTACGTTACGGGTGACCCGAACAGACGGCTCGATCGTCGAAGCACCCCTTACCGATGCTGACGACACGCGTATCACCCTCGAGTGGGACGCCCGTGAGCCGAAGAAAGTGGGAAAAGGAAAAGAAACCGTACACAAAATCGAACACATCCCATACGGGGACATCAAAGAAGCAATAGTTATAATAACGTTTTAA
- a CDS encoding universal stress protein, protein MKRILVPTDFSDHAEYALKVAAQIARENDSEIMLVHMLELPHEASDAVGSGSDIPEIMFFKNKAIQNLDDLMDAPYLDGLNVSEAVHFSKASEGITALAKKHEADFIVMGSHGASGYKELFIGSNAEKIVRTSEVPVLVIKNEIPEFRVHNMVFASDFSAEIRKPFTQLLALAKGFGAKLHLVMINTPNSFKPTHVAERIMTEFLDGFEVGEHSRHIYNDINVEKGIINFANTMNADLVGMCTHGRTGFAHFFNGSISEDLVNHTVRPVVTFKI, encoded by the coding sequence ATGAAACGTATTCTTGTACCCACCGATTTCTCTGACCACGCCGAATATGCCCTCAAAGTAGCGGCCCAGATCGCCCGCGAAAACGACAGCGAGATCATGCTTGTCCATATGCTTGAACTACCCCACGAAGCCAGTGATGCGGTAGGTTCTGGAAGTGATATCCCGGAAATCATGTTCTTTAAGAACAAGGCGATCCAAAACCTCGACGACCTGATGGATGCGCCGTATCTTGACGGACTCAACGTATCGGAAGCGGTGCATTTCAGCAAGGCAAGCGAAGGGATCACTGCGCTGGCCAAGAAACACGAAGCCGATTTCATCGTAATGGGATCACATGGTGCGAGTGGGTATAAAGAACTGTTCATCGGATCCAACGCCGAAAAAATCGTACGCACCTCTGAAGTGCCGGTATTGGTCATCAAGAACGAGATTCCGGAATTCCGGGTACACAATATGGTCTTCGCATCTGATTTCTCTGCTGAAATCCGCAAACCGTTCACACAGTTGCTGGCCCTTGCCAAAGGTTTCGGCGCCAAACTGCACCTGGTAATGATCAACACGCCGAACAGCTTCAAGCCGACCCACGTGGCGGAGCGCATCATGACGGAATTCCTCGACGGGTTCGAAGTAGGCGAACACAGCCGTCATATCTATAATGACATCAACGTGGAAAAAGGCATCATCAACTTTGCCAACACGATGAACGCGGACCTTGTCGGAATGTGTACACACGGTCGCACCGGTTTCGCCCATTTCTTCAACGGAAGCATCAGCGAAGACCTGGTCAACCATACGGTACGCCCGGTAGTGACGTTCAAAATCTAA
- a CDS encoding DUF2723 domain-containing protein, whose amino-acid sequence MEPFNFRKWNTILGWVAFAIALITYSLTVEPTMSFWDCGEYIATSAKLQVGHPPGAPLFQILGAFFATFAFGHKEYVALAENMLSVFSSAFTILFMFWSLTLLLRKIVDDLNKSNSIMVLGASMMASLAFTFSDSFWFSAVETEVYAMASLFIAAMFWMGLRWEQEMFTPRGNRWFLLISFMIGLSFGVHFMALLTIPSIGLLYYFKHYEKVTVKGFIVANIIVVAVLLFIFKLLLPWTMALFGVTEVFMVNTFGLPFDSGTIFVTLLLIALFWFGLRYTRQKGYVQLNTMLLSILFILVGFSCWMMLPIRANADVVINENRPSDAREVLAYYNREQYGSNPLFYGPQFSDVYAGLDKDEPYIDKAPNYERDYKTGKYVITNDYKNAEQNGDNNHKALLPRMWSTEHNVNYMHFTKPLEFRVNPEYSEESELMDIVAEFRTGFEEGKFDLNDYDKFLRTYGDYLIIEKPTAGDNLKFMFEYQFGYMYFRYLFWNFIGRQNDIQGKYDDTDGNWMTGIKAIDEWHVGSQEKLPDDVKNNKGRNFYYAIPFILALIGIYYHAKKDLKGFWVLMLLFLFTGLALKVYLNERPFEPRERDYALVGSFYIFAMWMAYGAYALYDMLKDKIKPSTAGPVIIGVTLLAAPVLMAAQNWDDHDRSGRRTAVAMAKAYLSSCDKDAILFTIGDNDTFPLWYAQEIEGFRTDVRIVNTSLLMTDWYIDQMKRKAYESEPMPISFKHEDYVGDKLDYSAYTEKSKNRWYLNDFLKFLKSRNPEASLKLRNGHTIQSYPTNKVRIPIDKAAVLKNGIVSGKYADSIVPYIDVDIKGGALYKNRLIMLDIVAQNNWKRPVYFTGGSFGDDDYLWMKDYLQLDGMVFKLVPIRTPVDKEAAPLDMGQIDSDKMYDIVMKWDWGNGGSPNIYHDPETRKNCISYRANLSRLADQLIKDGKRQKALDVLNLGMKEMPFEYYGYYSLLEDFAKYYYRAGDAAKARDLLHKLIGKYQQNLTYYKTLKSSDQTFMYWDIVSDIERYRSLLLLMKQEGDLKEYEAAKGIFNSYNEKFSRFDRENE is encoded by the coding sequence ATGGAGCCATTCAATTTCCGGAAATGGAATACGATCCTGGGCTGGGTTGCGTTCGCTATCGCGCTCATTACCTACTCACTGACCGTTGAACCTACCATGAGTTTCTGGGATTGCGGCGAATACATCGCTACTTCCGCCAAACTGCAGGTAGGCCACCCACCGGGAGCCCCGCTTTTTCAGATACTGGGAGCCTTCTTCGCCACGTTTGCCTTTGGACACAAAGAATACGTAGCGCTGGCTGAGAACATGCTGTCGGTATTTTCGAGCGCCTTTACGATTCTCTTTATGTTCTGGTCACTGACGTTGTTGCTCCGGAAAATCGTAGACGACCTCAACAAGTCCAATTCCATTATGGTGCTGGGCGCTTCGATGATGGCATCGCTTGCCTTTACCTTTTCCGATAGTTTTTGGTTCAGTGCCGTTGAAACGGAAGTGTATGCCATGGCGTCCCTTTTCATTGCGGCGATGTTCTGGATGGGCCTCCGCTGGGAACAGGAAATGTTCACGCCACGTGGCAACCGCTGGTTCTTACTTATCTCTTTTATGATCGGTCTTTCGTTCGGCGTGCACTTTATGGCGTTGCTGACGATTCCGTCAATCGGACTTCTCTATTATTTCAAGCACTATGAAAAGGTAACCGTCAAAGGTTTTATTGTGGCGAATATCATCGTAGTGGCCGTACTGCTCTTCATTTTCAAATTGCTGCTTCCCTGGACGATGGCGCTTTTTGGTGTGACGGAGGTTTTTATGGTGAATACATTCGGACTCCCGTTTGATTCGGGTACGATATTCGTCACTTTATTGCTGATTGCGCTATTCTGGTTCGGACTTCGCTATACCCGCCAAAAAGGGTATGTACAGTTGAACACCATGCTGCTCAGCATCCTCTTTATCCTCGTTGGGTTTTCGTGTTGGATGATGTTGCCGATCCGCGCCAATGCCGATGTGGTCATCAACGAAAACAGGCCGTCGGATGCCCGTGAGGTACTCGCGTATTACAACCGCGAACAATATGGTTCCAACCCTTTGTTTTATGGACCCCAGTTTTCGGATGTATATGCCGGACTCGACAAAGACGAGCCGTATATCGACAAGGCACCGAACTATGAACGGGACTATAAAACCGGAAAATACGTCATCACGAACGACTATAAGAACGCCGAACAGAACGGCGACAACAACCACAAGGCCCTCCTACCGCGGATGTGGAGTACCGAGCACAATGTGAATTACATGCATTTCACGAAGCCGCTGGAATTCCGCGTCAATCCGGAGTATTCGGAAGAATCGGAACTGATGGACATCGTGGCCGAGTTCCGCACCGGTTTCGAGGAAGGAAAGTTCGACCTCAACGACTACGACAAGTTCCTGCGCACCTATGGCGACTACCTGATCATCGAAAAACCGACGGCCGGTGACAACCTGAAGTTCATGTTCGAATACCAATTTGGTTACATGTATTTCCGTTACCTCTTCTGGAATTTCATCGGTCGCCAAAACGACATACAGGGTAAATACGACGACACGGACGGCAACTGGATGACGGGCATCAAAGCCATCGACGAGTGGCATGTGGGATCACAGGAAAAACTTCCGGATGATGTCAAGAATAACAAAGGAAGGAACTTCTATTATGCCATTCCCTTCATCCTGGCGCTTATCGGCATTTACTACCATGCCAAGAAAGACCTGAAAGGCTTCTGGGTGTTGATGCTGTTATTCCTCTTCACCGGACTGGCGCTGAAGGTATACCTAAACGAACGCCCGTTTGAACCGCGGGAACGTGACTACGCGTTGGTAGGATCTTTCTACATCTTCGCGATGTGGATGGCTTACGGAGCCTATGCTCTTTACGATATGTTGAAAGACAAAATCAAGCCTTCCACCGCCGGACCTGTTATCATAGGGGTTACCCTTCTTGCGGCGCCGGTTTTGATGGCGGCCCAAAACTGGGACGACCATGACCGCTCTGGACGCCGTACGGCCGTGGCGATGGCGAAAGCGTACCTGAGTTCTTGTGATAAGGATGCCATTCTCTTTACCATTGGGGACAACGACACCTTCCCGCTTTGGTATGCCCAGGAAATCGAAGGCTTCCGAACCGACGTACGGATCGTCAACACCAGCCTGTTGATGACCGACTGGTATATTGACCAAATGAAACGGAAAGCGTATGAGTCGGAACCGATGCCGATTTCATTTAAACACGAAGACTATGTTGGTGACAAATTGGACTACTCGGCTTATACCGAAAAAAGCAAGAACCGTTGGTACCTGAACGACTTCCTGAAATTCCTGAAGTCGCGGAACCCAGAGGCGTCGCTTAAACTCCGAAATGGCCACACCATCCAGTCGTATCCGACCAATAAAGTGCGGATTCCGATCGATAAAGCCGCCGTGCTGAAAAACGGTATCGTCAGTGGCAAGTATGCCGATTCGATCGTACCGTATATCGACGTTGACATCAAAGGAGGCGCGCTCTATAAAAACCGCCTGATCATGCTTGACATCGTAGCCCAGAACAACTGGAAACGACCGGTATATTTTACGGGTGGCAGTTTTGGCGACGACGATTACCTCTGGATGAAAGATTACCTGCAACTCGACGGTATGGTGTTCAAACTCGTACCGATCCGGACGCCGGTCGACAAAGAAGCCGCGCCGCTTGATATGGGCCAGATCGATTCAGACAAGATGTATGACATCGTCATGAAGTGGGATTGGGGTAATGGCGGCAGTCCGAATATCTACCATGACCCTGAGACGCGTAAAAATTGTATTTCTTACCGCGCCAACCTGTCGCGTCTGGCAGATCAATTGATCAAAGACGGCAAACGGCAGAAAGCGCTTGACGTGCTCAACCTGGGCATGAAAGAAATGCCATTCGAGTATTATGGGTATTATTCCCTGCTTGAAGACTTTGCGAAATACTATTACCGCGCCGGCGATGCCGCAAAGGCACGTGACCTGTTGCACAAGCTGATTGGAAAATACCAACAGAACCTTACATACTATAAAACGCTGAAGTCATCCGACCAAACATTTATGTATTGGGACATCGTGTCGGATATCGAGCGTTACCGCAGCCTGCTCCTTCTTATGAAGCAGGAAGGCGACCTTAAAGAATATGAGGCGGCGAAAGGCATCTTTAACAGCTATAACGAGAAGTTCTCGCGTTTCGATCGCGAAAACGAATAA
- a CDS encoding polysaccharide deacetylase family protein — protein sequence MKITWVKTGKWIRRLFPDFVWHVPEATQAVYLTFDDGPVPEVTPWVLDLLAAHGIKATFFCIGDNIRKHPDIFQRILAEGHAVGNHTFHHLNGWKADTTAYISNIEACDAIIGTFLPNGTPLFRPPYGKITRLQKKWALQQGKQIIMWDILTADFDTTITPEQCLHNATHKVEGGSILIFHDSVKAWKNLEYALPPALDRIKAKGLGFAKWDF from the coding sequence ATGAAAATCACGTGGGTCAAAACAGGAAAATGGATCCGGAGGCTCTTCCCGGACTTCGTCTGGCATGTGCCGGAAGCGACGCAAGCGGTCTACCTGACCTTTGACGATGGCCCCGTGCCGGAAGTGACGCCCTGGGTACTTGACCTGTTAGCGGCGCATGGCATCAAAGCGACGTTTTTCTGCATTGGCGATAACATCCGGAAACATCCCGACATCTTCCAACGGATACTCGCCGAGGGTCACGCGGTAGGCAACCATACCTTCCACCACCTCAACGGATGGAAGGCGGATACAACGGCTTACATCTCCAATATCGAAGCCTGTGATGCGATCATCGGCACCTTTCTTCCCAACGGAACCCCGCTTTTTCGGCCACCCTACGGCAAGATTACGCGTCTGCAAAAAAAATGGGCCCTACAACAGGGCAAACAGATCATCATGTGGGATATCCTTACCGCTGATTTCGATACGACCATTACGCCGGAGCAATGCTTGCATAACGCCACCCATAAAGTAGAGGGCGGCAGCATCCTGATCTTCCATGACAGTGTTAAGGCCTGGAAAAACCTTGAATATGCACTTCCACCCGCCCTTGATCGGATCAAGGCGAAAGGACTTGGTTTTGCAAAATGGGATTTTTAA
- a CDS encoding co-chaperone YbbN — MSKFGELISAPVPVLIDFYTDWNEQSVSMHPVIRDVAAALGDKAKVIKIDVDKNQELADALRIKGLPTLMIYKSGQMVWRQSGELDANSIISLVQEHL; from the coding sequence ATGTCAAAATTTGGAGAGCTTATCAGCGCACCCGTTCCGGTCTTAATCGACTTCTATACCGATTGGAACGAACAGTCGGTGTCGATGCATCCGGTAATCCGGGATGTGGCGGCTGCGCTGGGAGACAAAGCCAAAGTCATCAAGATTGACGTCGACAAAAACCAGGAACTGGCCGATGCCCTTCGCATCAAAGGCCTGCCTACGCTGATGATTTACAAAAGCGGGCAAATGGTATGGCGGCAATCAGGCGAACTCGATGCCAACAGCATCATCAGTCTCGTACAGGAGCACCTTTAA